Proteins from a single region of Syntrophales bacterium:
- the pyrE gene encoding orotate phosphoribosyltransferase, with the protein MDLSQSRDRLAELILRRSFQYREDPPFTLASGKTSFYYFNCKPVTLDPEGMNLIGRVLFGMVRGTGVTAAGGLTLGADPLANALSVISFQEGEPIKSFIVRKDVKAHGTKSAVEGNVAKGEHVVVLDDVITTGGSTITAIERVREAGLIVDRVIALIDREEGGRENILALAGRVDAVFTRTEIMERYKKS; encoded by the coding sequence ATGGACCTGTCTCAAAGCCGGGATCGCCTGGCGGAGCTGATTCTCCGCCGATCCTTTCAATACCGGGAGGACCCGCCGTTCACCCTGGCCTCCGGGAAGACGAGCTTCTACTACTTCAACTGCAAGCCGGTGACCCTGGATCCCGAGGGGATGAACCTGATCGGCCGCGTCCTCTTCGGGATGGTCCGCGGCACCGGCGTCACCGCCGCCGGAGGCCTGACCCTGGGGGCGGATCCCCTGGCCAACGCCCTGTCGGTTATCTCGTTCCAGGAGGGCGAGCCGATCAAGTCGTTCATCGTCCGGAAGGACGTGAAGGCCCACGGGACAAAGAGCGCCGTCGAGGGGAACGTGGCGAAGGGAGAGCACGTGGTCGTCCTCGACGACGTCATCACGACGGGGGGATCGACGATCACGGCCATCGAGAGGGTCCGCGAGGCGGGCCTCATCGTGGACCGCGTCATCGCCCTCATCGACCGGGAAGAGGGAGGGCGTGAAAACATCCTGGCCCTGGCGGGCCGCGTCGATGCCGTCTTCACCCGGACCGAGATCATGGAGCGGTACAAAAAAAGCTGA
- a CDS encoding PAS domain S-box protein — MKKSAKNGQTASKIRSIEQRYRRIFEALSKSEQEKSVILDAMTELVLYLDTDMRIIWANKAMHDAFRLVPGRLTGKHCYRALHRRTRTCSICPAEKTLESGEPREVVDFSSYGKNWVLRSYPVRNEKDILTGVVEIVTDTTERIRAEEAMRLSEQRYRELFENATDIIFILDLKGRILSCNASVSRTYGYEKEQLLGRSIETLLDRDYVPVVRDLIRKKRDGLQVPNPIEFLTCTKDGGIVWLEVSARIVKENGRQVSIHGIARNITERKLMEEALKKRERELEEQSRNLEDANTALKVLLKRREEDKSELEEKVTFNMRALILPYIENLKITHLDSHQRNQLDILERNTSEIVSPFLRTLSSKYPNLTPMEIKVVNFIKEGRTTKEMAALLHASARTVEVHRDNIRKKIGLRNRKANLRSHLLSL, encoded by the coding sequence ATGAAGAAATCAGCGAAAAACGGGCAGACCGCTTCGAAGATCCGTTCGATCGAGCAGCGTTACCGACGGATTTTTGAGGCGCTCAGCAAGTCGGAGCAGGAGAAGTCGGTCATCCTCGACGCCATGACCGAGCTGGTCCTGTATCTCGATACGGACATGCGGATCATCTGGGCCAACAAGGCCATGCACGACGCCTTCCGCCTCGTGCCGGGCCGGTTGACCGGAAAGCACTGCTACCGGGCGCTGCACCGCCGAACCAGGACCTGCAGCATCTGCCCGGCGGAAAAAACCCTCGAATCCGGCGAGCCCCGGGAAGTCGTCGATTTTTCATCATACGGGAAAAACTGGGTGCTCCGCAGCTATCCCGTCCGGAATGAAAAGGACATTCTCACCGGCGTCGTCGAAATCGTCACGGACACCACCGAGCGCATCCGCGCCGAGGAGGCGATGCGCCTCTCGGAGCAGAGATACCGCGAGCTTTTCGAAAACGCCACCGACATCATCTTCATTCTGGACCTGAAAGGCCGGATCCTCTCCTGCAACGCCTCCGTCTCCAGGACGTACGGCTACGAAAAGGAACAGCTCCTGGGGCGCAGCATCGAGACCCTTCTGGACCGGGACTATGTGCCCGTCGTCCGGGACCTGATCCGGAAAAAGCGGGATGGCCTGCAGGTTCCGAACCCCATCGAATTTCTCACCTGCACAAAGGACGGCGGGATCGTCTGGCTGGAGGTGAGCGCCCGGATCGTGAAGGAAAACGGGCGGCAGGTGTCGATCCACGGCATTGCCCGCAACATCACCGAGCGCAAGCTGATGGAGGAGGCCCTGAAGAAGAGGGAGCGGGAGTTGGAGGAACAGTCCCGCAACCTGGAGGACGCCAACACGGCCCTGAAGGTTCTGCTCAAGCGCCGGGAAGAGGACAAGTCGGAGCTGGAGGAGAAGGTCACCTTCAACATGAGGGCGCTGATCCTGCCGTACATCGAAAACCTGAAGATCACCCATCTCGACAGCCACCAGCGGAATCAGCTCGACATCCTCGAGCGAAACACGAGCGAGATCGTTTCCCCGTTCCTGCGCACCCTCTCCTCGAAATACCCCAATCTCACGCCGATGGAGATCAAGGTGGTCAATTTCATCAAGGAAGGGCGCACGACGAAGGAAATGGCGGCTCTTCTGCACGCATCCGCCCGGACCGTGGAGGTCCACCGGGACAACATCCGGAAAAAGATCGGACTGAGGAACCGGAAGGCGAATCTGCGGTCTCATCTGCTGTCTCTCTGA